A window of Hyperolius riggenbachi isolate aHypRig1 chromosome 1, aHypRig1.pri, whole genome shotgun sequence contains these coding sequences:
- the LOC137555711 gene encoding olfactory receptor 5AR1-like: MGLQNRTAVTEFLLAGLTEIPDLKLTLFVFFFIVYTLTLVQNFALFVLISCDTQLHTPMYGFLRHLSFIDICYSSSVTVRMLMDFVLEERSISVAGCALQMLTYAGFGGSECLLLAAMSYDRYVAICHPLNYLHIINRQALLALPLFSYVGGFLNGFIQTGFSFFHLNFCEAKQHIQHFYCDVIALIETSCGDTTVNELVLFSFVGFIELFSLLVILVSYFYIIASVLSIRSSKGRMKTFSTCASHLTVVILFYGTIIFMYLRPSSAYSPEQDKVIAVFYTVIIPFLNPMIYSLKNRDVKSSVRRCGLGLAQIK; this comes from the coding sequence ATGGGCCTACAGAACAGGACCGCTGTCACAGAGTTCCTCCTGGCAGGACTGACTGAAATCCCTGATCTGAAGTTGACTTTGTTTGTCTTTTTCTTCATTGTCTACACCTTGACTTTGGTCCAAAACTTTGCGTTATTTGTCCTCATCAGCTGCGATACTCAACTCCACACTCCCATGTACGGCTTCTTGCGCCATTTGTCCTTCATAGACATCTGCTATTCTTCCTCCGTCACTGTCAGAATGCTGATGGACTTTGTGTTGGAGGAAAGGTCTATATCAGTAGCTGGCTGTGCTCTGCAGATGCTCACGTATGCTGGATTCGGGGGCAGTGAGTGTCTTCTACTGGCAGCCATGTCCTATGACCGATACGTGGCCATCTGCCACCCCTTGAACTATCTTCACATTATTAACCGCCAGGCGCTCCTGGCTCTTCCTCTGTTCTCCTATGTTGGTGGCTTTCTCAATGGCTTCATCCAAACTGGATTCTCCTTCTTTCACCTGAACTTCTGTGAAGCCAAGCAACACATTCAACACTTTTATTGTGATGTCATTGCACTGATTGAGACTTCTTGTGGTGACACTACCGTAAATGAACTAGTCCTCTTCTCTTTCGTAGGGTTTATTGAGCTTTTCTCCCTGCTTGTTATCTTGGTCTCTTACTTCTACATCATAGCGTCTGTTCTAAGCATCCGATCCTCCAAGGGGCGCATGAAGACCTTTTCAACCTGTGCGTCTCACCTGACGGTGGTGATACTATTTTACGGGACGATCATATTCATGTACTTGAGACCATCCTCCGCCTACAGTCCAGAGCAAGACAAGGTCATCGCTGTGTTCTACACGGTCATCATCCCTTTCCTCAACCCCATGATATACAGCCTGAAGAATCGGGATGTCAAGTCCTCGGTCAGAAGGTGTGGACTTGGTCTTGCTCAAATAAAGTGA